Proteins from a single region of Candidatus Aminicenantes bacterium:
- a CDS encoding isoprenylcysteine carboxylmethyltransferase family protein: MSQLTEKLIKYRSFIGFLCLVAMLLLAIPSARSIFGGFLLMMMGMFFRAWSSGHINKDKELATEGPYSLTRNPLYFGSLILGSGIAVACNRPIDYLIFIVYYFAFFTFLIAIERKRMRKRFGRQYEDWAKQANLFFPKIKKVHKSNFNIAFYMKNREYRVLFFSLFVIAVLIIKFLKKIEFFSTIGK, translated from the coding sequence ATGAGTCAACTGACCGAAAAACTGATTAAATACCGTTCCTTCATCGGCTTTTTGTGCCTAGTGGCCATGTTGTTGCTGGCCATTCCCAGTGCCAGGTCGATTTTCGGCGGATTCCTGCTGATGATGATGGGGATGTTTTTTCGCGCCTGGTCATCGGGGCACATCAACAAAGACAAGGAATTGGCCACCGAAGGCCCCTATTCGCTGACCCGCAATCCCCTCTATTTCGGCAGCCTGATCCTGGGTTCCGGCATCGCCGTGGCCTGCAACCGGCCGATCGACTATCTGATTTTTATCGTCTACTATTTCGCTTTTTTTACCTTTCTCATCGCCATCGAAAGAAAGCGCATGCGCAAGCGCTTCGGCCGGCAATACGAAGACTGGGCCAAGCAGGCCAATCTTTTTTTTCCAAAAATAAAGAAAGTGCACAAATCCAATTTCAACATCGCCTTTTACATGAAAAACAGGGAATACCGGGTCTTGTTTTTTTCGCTTTTCGTAATCGCCGT
- a CDS encoding glycosyltransferase family 9 protein, whose amino-acid sequence MSSLGDIVHTIPAFQLLRRHFPEAKITWIAEAPGAALLENFFGIDEIAVFNFKSRHGLLAKISFLAGFLRRRRRRFDLVIDFQGLIKSALLAFLLGGKRLGFCSGNTREPLAALFYTSRAALFPEERHVIFKNIHLLSRLGIQETAVAYPLKELSPSPRLQQFISELDWPAQNYLVLNVGGGWPTKVLSAAQWLEIIDGLKPGRRLVLLWGDEKEKELAASLARQSGIALAFFMNFSDLICFISRARLVISGDTLALHVADITRTPAVGIFGPSSPQRNGPLLTRSRAIFKEQECGFCYRRKCDTMTCLKNIVIADIVAAAKEMDESTDRKTD is encoded by the coding sequence ATGTCTTCGTTGGGGGACATCGTTCATACCATCCCGGCTTTCCAGCTGTTGCGGCGGCATTTCCCGGAAGCCAAGATAACTTGGATTGCCGAGGCTCCCGGCGCCGCCCTCCTGGAAAATTTTTTCGGCATCGATGAGATCGCGGTTTTCAATTTCAAGTCGCGGCATGGGCTACTGGCCAAGATCTCATTCCTGGCCGGTTTCCTCCGCCGCCGGCGCCGGCGCTTTGATCTGGTGATCGATTTTCAAGGGTTGATCAAGTCGGCGCTGCTTGCCTTTTTGCTGGGCGGCAAGCGCCTGGGATTCTGCTCCGGGAACACCCGCGAACCCCTGGCCGCGCTTTTTTATACGAGTCGCGCCGCCCTTTTCCCAGAGGAACGGCACGTTATTTTTAAAAACATCCACCTGCTGTCCAGGCTGGGCATCCAGGAAACGGCCGTGGCCTACCCCTTGAAAGAGCTGTCGCCTTCGCCGCGGCTGCAGCAATTTATTTCGGAACTCGATTGGCCGGCGCAGAACTACCTGGTCCTCAATGTCGGCGGCGGCTGGCCGACCAAGGTCCTTTCGGCGGCGCAATGGCTGGAGATCATCGATGGATTGAAGCCGGGCCGCCGGCTGGTATTGCTCTGGGGCGATGAAAAGGAAAAGGAGCTGGCCGCGAGTTTGGCCAGGCAGAGCGGGATCGCCCTGGCATTTTTTATGAATTTCAGCGATCTGATCTGTTTCATCAGCCGGGCGCGGCTGGTCATTTCCGGTGATACGCTGGCCTTGCACGTGGCCGACATAACCCGAACCCCCGCGGTCGGAATATTCGGGCCGAGTTCGCCGCAGCGCAACGGCCCGCTGCTCACCCGCAGCCGGGCGATTTTCAAGGAACAGGAGTGCGGTTTTTGTTACCGGCGGAAATGTGATACAATGACTTGTCTGAAGAACATTGTGATCGCTGACATCGTTGCCGCAGCAAAGGAAATGGATGAGTCAACTGACCGAAAAACTGATTAA